One window from the genome of Acaryochloris thomasi RCC1774 encodes:
- a CDS encoding YHYH protein — translation MHVSQECLVSIGRQSGRLLLSVILTFSTSGETYGDTTSHNHKYSTQKLSQASVNTNQVRIQLEGDSRYIYANGIPDHTHGSFPNPGNPNSISPQTYRFRVPTTPKLATQITALRGSLFGVALNGIPLDPGTAEVWTSQGPSHAFSAQNKAEWRYEALSGRINLGIDQSHAHVQPTGAYHYHGLPLGLIQQQGRDQPIIFIGYAADGFPIYASSGNTAAVSSYRVKQGQRPSGPGGRYDGTFVQDHEFIAGLGNLDQCNGRQGKTPEYPQGIYHYFITTTFPFIPRCFRGTPDISFRHQKSAGLRQFPSRPKSRPAAHIKQQPQQRLDQNHRPSAGGRRPPFPPSGHHHPFSPPHGSPHRHHPPH, via the coding sequence ATGCACGTTAGCCAGGAGTGTCTCGTGAGCATCGGTCGGCAATCGGGTCGATTACTGCTGTCGGTTATTCTTACTTTTTCCACTAGCGGAGAAACCTACGGTGACACAACTTCTCACAATCACAAGTATTCAACGCAAAAACTGAGTCAGGCTTCTGTCAATACGAATCAGGTCAGAATCCAACTGGAAGGGGACAGCCGCTACATATACGCTAACGGCATTCCAGATCATACCCATGGTTCATTTCCCAATCCTGGCAATCCCAATAGCATCTCGCCGCAAACCTATCGATTTCGAGTACCGACAACCCCCAAATTAGCAACCCAAATAACGGCACTGCGTGGGAGCCTGTTTGGTGTCGCACTCAATGGTATTCCTTTGGATCCAGGAACAGCAGAGGTTTGGACATCTCAGGGACCCAGCCATGCTTTTAGTGCACAGAATAAAGCAGAATGGCGCTATGAAGCCCTATCAGGCCGCATTAATCTTGGGATTGATCAAAGCCATGCTCACGTTCAGCCAACGGGTGCTTATCATTACCACGGCTTGCCGCTAGGTCTTATCCAGCAGCAAGGTCGCGATCAGCCCATCATCTTCATCGGGTATGCTGCAGATGGCTTTCCTATCTACGCTTCATCTGGAAACACTGCAGCAGTCTCAAGCTACCGAGTTAAGCAAGGACAACGCCCCAGTGGCCCAGGAGGACGCTATGATGGCACCTTTGTTCAGGACCACGAATTTATAGCTGGGCTAGGCAATCTCGATCAGTGTAATGGACGTCAGGGAAAAACCCCTGAGTATCCACAGGGGATCTATCACTACTTCATCACGACGACGTTTCCTTTCATTCCCCGTTGTTTTCGCGGCACTCCTGATATCAGCTTTAGACATCAAAAATCTGCTGGACTGAGACAGTTTCCATCCCGTCCAAAGTCACGTCCTGCGGCCCACATAAAGCAACAGCCCCAACAACGCTTAGATCAGAATCATCGGCCATCAGCAGGCGGGCGGCGACCGCCCTTTCCGCCTTCTGGGCATCATCATCCGTTTTCGCCACCTCACGGTTCCCCGCATCGGCATCATCCCCCTCACTAG
- a CDS encoding AAA-like domain-containing protein: MDLSAMDRARQSFSGGRLPKIEFPGGAVPLSSSLYIKRSNIEQLAYQELDQPGSLIRIQAPQGMGKRSLLLRLMAYAKVQDYQTVRVNFQTAEQSVYTSLDKFLRWFCANVARQLKQAACLDQYWDPEIGAKLSCTLYFEEYLLEAIESEIVLALSHVEQIFEHPKIAQEFLPMLRFWHEQGKQAEAFQKLRLIVLHATDVYVPLQVHQSPFNVGLPLQLSPFSLKDIQTLAHRHGLDWDQNLARPLMEMVSGHPYLVRLAMYHISQQNMTLAKVLEEAPTQGGIYNQHLRGLLKTLQQQPALAQAFKKVVTSIDSVELETILAHKLNRLGLVLLRGNRCIISCELYRLYFAQQKLGPVDEWRIRLEQLEQENIHLRALVNLDGLTQIANRRSFDDYLDSQWKNLTEIKAPLGLLLLDVDHFKQYNDTYGHPAGDQCLQQVAQVLQRCAKRSSDLVARYGGEEFAVVLPLTNAQTSARLAEEIRIQLGLLEIAHETSSLEAGIVTVSIGVISVVPGSEGSPEKLIQAADKALYRAKKEGRDRIYTHSSSG; encoded by the coding sequence ATGGACCTTTCTGCGATGGATAGGGCGAGACAATCTTTCTCTGGAGGGCGGTTACCAAAGATTGAGTTCCCCGGAGGGGCCGTTCCACTCAGTTCATCGCTTTATATCAAGCGTTCTAATATTGAGCAGCTAGCCTATCAAGAGCTTGACCAACCCGGTAGTTTGATCCGCATCCAGGCTCCTCAAGGAATGGGGAAACGCTCGCTTCTATTGCGATTAATGGCCTATGCCAAGGTTCAGGATTACCAGACGGTCAGGGTCAACTTTCAGACGGCAGAGCAATCCGTTTACACAAGCTTAGATAAATTTCTCCGCTGGTTTTGTGCGAATGTAGCACGGCAGTTGAAGCAAGCAGCCTGTCTCGATCAGTACTGGGATCCAGAGATTGGGGCTAAGCTAAGCTGCACGCTCTATTTTGAAGAGTATTTACTGGAAGCCATTGAGAGTGAGATCGTTTTGGCTCTCAGTCATGTCGAGCAGATCTTCGAGCACCCTAAAATTGCGCAAGAATTTTTGCCCATGCTGCGGTTCTGGCATGAACAGGGTAAACAGGCTGAAGCATTTCAGAAATTACGGCTGATTGTCCTCCATGCCACAGATGTCTATGTGCCTCTGCAGGTGCATCAGTCTCCGTTTAACGTTGGGCTACCGCTGCAGCTATCGCCGTTCTCCTTAAAAGATATTCAGACTTTGGCGCATCGCCACGGACTCGATTGGGACCAAAATCTGGCTCGACCGCTCATGGAGATGGTTAGCGGCCATCCGTATCTGGTGAGGCTAGCAATGTACCACATCAGCCAACAAAATATGACCTTAGCAAAGGTGTTGGAAGAGGCTCCTACTCAGGGGGGGATTTATAATCAGCATCTGAGAGGGCTGCTAAAAACGCTGCAGCAACAGCCGGCTCTAGCGCAAGCTTTCAAAAAAGTCGTCACTTCTATCGATAGCGTGGAGCTTGAGACAATCTTGGCCCACAAGCTTAATCGTCTAGGGCTTGTACTTCTGAGAGGGAACCGATGCATCATTTCATGTGAGCTTTACCGCCTGTACTTTGCACAGCAAAAGTTAGGTCCAGTCGATGAGTGGCGGATTCGGCTTGAGCAGCTTGAGCAAGAGAATATTCATCTCAGAGCATTAGTGAACCTAGACGGTCTCACACAGATTGCAAATCGTCGTTCTTTTGATGATTATCTTGATTCTCAGTGGAAGAATCTGACGGAGATCAAGGCTCCACTGGGTCTACTTTTACTAGATGTTGATCACTTCAAGCAATACAACGATACCTACGGCCATCCAGCAGGGGATCAGTGCCTGCAGCAGGTAGCTCAAGTTCTCCAGCGCTGTGCCAAACGCTCTTCTGATTTGGTCGCTCGCTACGGTGGTGAAGAGTTCGCCGTGGTTCTACCCCTCACAAATGCTCAAACCTCAGCCAGACTCGCCGAGGAAATTCGGATTCAGCTAGGATTGCTTGAGATTGCCCACGAAACCTCTAGCCTTGAGGCGGGCATTGTGACGGTCAGTATTGGCGTTATCAGCGTTGTTCCTGGATCGGAGGGTAGCCCTGAAAAGCTGATTCAGGCTGCAGATAAGGCACTCTATCGAGCTAAAAAGGAAGGGCGAGACCGCATCTACACTCACTCCTCCTCAGGATAG
- a CDS encoding AAA-like domain-containing protein, with the protein MRYQIGGSLTANAPSYIARQADEDLYEALRQNSFCYVLNARQMGKSSLLVNTRHRLQQQGYRCAVIDMTNLGSENISPLQWYKGIIKDLCRSFKLRKVFDFQSWWQEEADISLLQRFSRFIGDVLLPQFPDQNLVIFIDEIDSILSLPFSVDDFFALIRFCYNQRAIDPSYERINFAIFGVATPSDLICDRNRTPFNIGTSIHLSGFTLEQSQTLAQTLPLYKGSNSEILKAVLHWTNGQPFLTQKLCQLVIQSSQDAVSGGLSIPPGTESYWVEQIVQQHIISEWESQDEPEHLRTIRNRVLMDQGAVGRRLGLYQQIRQGKTVPSDDSRDQVELVLSGLVIRSYGQLQVKNEIYAAVFDLTWVENQLAQLRPYARLLATWVESAKTDESRLLRGQALKDAQLWSQGKRLSDLDYQFLADSVECDRNQVQQALEADRVKAIEAQLIQEKRVVKQQRRFSVLLTLAFLGALGLGGATFLQNRQARRHAQTARVSEVKALMSSAEGNFDSHRQLEALTLAISATRKAQLLKDKPLQQQSQTVLRQTLYGLEEANRLPTVTGARAVSTSPDGQFIVSGLSNGLIYLWRQDGTVVKTWTGHSSRINDITFSPDQQYILTASADRTVKMWRLDGTLIRTFSGHREGVTGVQISPDGTLIASSSSKQGIKLWGVDGTLVQDIPKKGAAGFSPDSQWFVTSGKNHPLQIWGRDGKLNKTLPHVGRPIHRLTVSPDGQLIAAACIDKTVRLIHIDGRSYKTFTGHQALVRDVTFSPDGQQVASVAGDKTVKVWQTHGELLKTFEGHRASVWSIDFTPDGRQIASASEDGTVRLWQLQNPLLTQLVGNTDFIPNLAMSADGRSVATVGPGSGILLWKQGPKGKFSPLPYLHIKGPKAHRAPIHGVAFTPDGKQFVTVARDGLAKFWDLNGTLLQTLKVDKPLWRVAFSADGERVAIATSDKTVKLWQRNQQGQFPNQPTQVLKGHTAMLRTVTFNDRDDLLASGSADTTAKIWHRDGSLKATLKGHTDTVRGLAFSPTSPHLISASNDNTLKLWQLDGTLVRTFIGHDSSVRDVAFHPDGKLLASASMDGTVKVWRTDGTLLRSLTHDAAVRSLTFSPDGQTIISAGEDQTVHLWNWSKIKALDELNYACTWAHNYLAHNLKDEQSNLCPSSSEGN; encoded by the coding sequence ATGCGCTATCAAATTGGCGGTAGCCTGACGGCCAACGCACCCAGCTATATCGCACGACAGGCGGATGAAGATTTATACGAAGCGCTACGGCAGAATTCATTCTGCTACGTTCTTAATGCTCGCCAGATGGGCAAATCATCGCTGTTGGTGAACACCCGACATCGGCTGCAGCAGCAGGGCTACCGATGCGCCGTGATCGACATGACGAATCTGGGGAGCGAAAATATCTCTCCGCTGCAGTGGTACAAGGGCATCATTAAAGATCTCTGCCGCAGTTTTAAGCTCCGCAAAGTTTTTGATTTCCAAAGCTGGTGGCAAGAAGAAGCAGATATTTCACTACTCCAGCGCTTCAGTCGCTTCATTGGAGATGTTCTGCTGCCTCAGTTTCCTGATCAGAACCTGGTGATTTTCATTGATGAAATTGACAGCATTCTGAGCCTGCCGTTTTCGGTCGATGACTTTTTTGCCCTGATCCGCTTTTGCTATAACCAGCGAGCGATTGATCCCAGCTATGAGCGGATTAATTTTGCGATTTTTGGGGTGGCTACGCCCTCGGATTTGATTTGCGATCGCAACCGCACCCCCTTCAATATCGGCACCTCCATTCACCTAAGCGGCTTTACCCTAGAGCAGTCTCAAACCCTAGCTCAGACCCTACCGCTCTATAAGGGCAGCAACTCTGAAATCCTCAAAGCCGTCCTTCACTGGACCAACGGACAGCCATTCTTAACGCAAAAGCTCTGTCAGCTCGTGATTCAGTCTAGCCAAGATGCAGTAAGCGGTGGCTTATCCATCCCGCCAGGAACAGAGAGCTACTGGGTCGAGCAAATCGTTCAGCAACACATCATCTCAGAATGGGAATCGCAGGATGAGCCAGAACATCTGCGAACAATCCGCAATCGAGTGTTGATGGACCAAGGAGCCGTGGGGCGTCGTTTGGGACTGTATCAGCAGATTCGTCAAGGCAAGACTGTTCCCAGTGATGACAGTCGTGATCAAGTTGAATTAGTGCTGTCAGGTTTAGTCATTCGGTCTTATGGGCAGCTCCAGGTCAAAAATGAAATCTATGCAGCCGTCTTTGATTTAACCTGGGTGGAGAATCAATTGGCCCAACTACGGCCCTATGCAAGACTACTAGCGACCTGGGTCGAGTCAGCAAAAACAGATGAATCTCGGCTGCTGCGCGGGCAGGCCCTCAAAGATGCTCAGCTTTGGTCTCAGGGGAAACGGCTGAGCGATCTGGACTATCAGTTTTTAGCAGACTCAGTGGAGTGCGATCGCAACCAAGTTCAGCAAGCGCTCGAAGCCGATCGCGTCAAAGCCATCGAAGCCCAACTGATCCAGGAAAAGAGAGTCGTTAAACAACAGCGCCGCTTTTCAGTCCTATTGACCCTTGCTTTTTTAGGAGCATTGGGCTTGGGGGGAGCCACCTTCCTGCAAAATCGGCAGGCCCGTCGCCATGCCCAAACGGCTAGGGTCAGCGAAGTTAAGGCACTGATGTCCTCCGCTGAAGGAAACTTCGACTCTCATCGTCAACTAGAGGCCTTAACTCTGGCTATTTCAGCGACGCGTAAAGCGCAATTGCTAAAAGACAAACCACTACAGCAGCAGAGCCAAACCGTTCTTCGCCAGACTCTTTACGGCCTAGAAGAAGCAAACCGTTTGCCCACCGTCACTGGAGCCAGAGCCGTTTCGACGAGTCCTGACGGTCAATTCATTGTCAGTGGCCTATCCAACGGTTTGATCTACCTTTGGAGACAAGATGGAACGGTCGTCAAGACGTGGACCGGACACTCATCCAGGATTAACGACATTACCTTCAGCCCAGACCAGCAATACATACTCACAGCTTCTGCCGATCGGACCGTCAAAATGTGGCGGTTAGACGGCACTCTTATTCGGACCTTCTCTGGCCATAGGGAGGGAGTCACGGGTGTTCAAATCAGTCCTGATGGCACCTTGATTGCCTCTAGTTCCTCCAAGCAAGGCATCAAATTATGGGGCGTTGATGGAACCCTAGTTCAGGACATTCCCAAGAAAGGAGCAGCGGGCTTTAGCCCAGACAGCCAATGGTTCGTCACCTCTGGAAAGAATCATCCACTACAGATTTGGGGACGAGATGGCAAACTCAACAAAACACTCCCCCATGTGGGCCGGCCAATTCATCGCCTCACGGTTAGTCCAGATGGGCAACTGATTGCTGCAGCCTGCATTGATAAAACAGTTCGACTCATTCATATCGATGGTCGTTCCTACAAAACGTTTACGGGACATCAGGCTCTGGTCCGCGATGTTACCTTCAGTCCTGATGGTCAACAGGTTGCATCGGTGGCAGGCGACAAGACCGTCAAGGTGTGGCAAACGCACGGCGAACTGCTGAAGACCTTTGAGGGACACCGGGCATCGGTATGGAGCATTGATTTCACCCCAGACGGGCGGCAAATTGCCTCAGCTTCAGAGGATGGCACCGTTCGGCTCTGGCAGCTTCAGAATCCGCTCCTGACCCAACTCGTGGGCAATACTGATTTCATTCCGAACCTAGCAATGAGTGCAGATGGTCGATCCGTGGCAACAGTGGGTCCTGGCAGCGGCATTTTGCTGTGGAAGCAGGGACCAAAGGGGAAATTTTCACCCTTGCCGTACCTCCACATCAAGGGTCCAAAAGCCCATAGAGCTCCTATTCACGGGGTTGCTTTTACCCCCGATGGGAAGCAATTTGTCACGGTTGCGCGGGACGGCCTAGCGAAATTTTGGGATCTAAACGGCACTCTTTTGCAAACATTGAAGGTGGATAAACCACTGTGGCGAGTGGCCTTTAGCGCCGATGGAGAGAGGGTTGCGATCGCAACCAGCGACAAAACTGTCAAACTCTGGCAGCGGAATCAACAGGGGCAATTCCCCAATCAACCGACTCAGGTTCTCAAAGGCCATACTGCGATGCTCCGCACCGTCACCTTTAACGACAGAGATGACTTACTCGCCTCCGGCTCAGCAGATACAACGGCCAAAATCTGGCACCGCGATGGTTCCTTAAAGGCAACCTTAAAGGGACATACTGATACGGTCCGCGGCTTAGCCTTTAGTCCCACCTCACCTCACCTTATCTCTGCCTCAAATGACAATACACTCAAACTCTGGCAGCTAGACGGAACCCTAGTCAGAACATTTATCGGTCACGATTCTAGCGTCCGGGACGTTGCTTTCCATCCCGATGGAAAGCTATTAGCTTCTGCATCAATGGACGGTACTGTAAAGGTTTGGCGCACGGATGGAACGTTGCTGCGTTCTTTAACCCACGATGCTGCAGTGCGATCGCTCACCTTTAGCCCAGACGGTCAAACTATCATTTCCGCAGGGGAAGACCAAACCGTACATCTCTGGAACTGGTCAAAAATTAAAGCTTTAGATGAACTGAACTATGCGTGTACGTGGGCGCACAACTATCTCGCCCATAACTTAAAGGATGAACAGAGCAATCTATGTCCATCCTCTTCAGAAGGGAATTAG
- the ispG gene encoding (E)-4-hydroxy-3-methylbut-2-enyl-diphosphate synthase, which yields MQTLSQPVASPLEHVDTTIPRRKTRAVPVGNITIGGGQPVVVQSMINEDTLDIEGSVAAIRRLHELGCEIVRVTVPSMGHAKALAEIRQKLIDTYQAVPLVADVHHNGMKIALEVAKHVDKVRINPGLYVFEKPRSDRTEFTQAEFDDVGNKIRETLEPLVISLRDQNKAMRIGVNHGSLAERMLFTYGDTPEGMVESALEFIRICESLDFRNLVISLKASRVPVMLAAYRLMAKRMDAEGMDYPLHLGVTEAGDGEYGRIKSTAGIGTLLAEGIGDTLRVSLTEAPEKEIPVCYSILQALGLRKTMVEYVACPSCGRTLFNLEEVLHKVREATNHLTGLDIAVMGCIVNGPGEMADADYGYVGKQPGYISLYRGRDEVNKVPEDQGVAALIDLIKSDDRWVDPE from the coding sequence ATGCAGACCCTGTCACAGCCTGTTGCCAGTCCTCTCGAACACGTTGACACTACGATCCCGCGTCGAAAAACCCGAGCCGTGCCTGTGGGTAACATTACCATTGGCGGTGGACAGCCTGTCGTTGTGCAATCAATGATTAATGAAGACACCTTAGATATAGAAGGATCTGTCGCAGCGATTCGTCGCCTCCATGAGCTGGGCTGCGAGATTGTCCGGGTCACGGTGCCCAGTATGGGACACGCTAAGGCGCTAGCAGAAATTAGACAAAAGCTGATTGACACCTATCAAGCTGTGCCGTTGGTGGCAGATGTTCACCATAACGGTATGAAGATTGCCCTCGAAGTTGCCAAGCATGTCGATAAGGTGCGGATTAATCCGGGGCTATACGTCTTTGAAAAACCGAGAAGCGATCGCACTGAGTTTACGCAGGCTGAGTTTGACGATGTTGGTAACAAGATCCGCGAAACCCTAGAGCCGCTGGTGATTTCTCTGCGAGATCAAAATAAGGCGATGCGAATTGGCGTTAATCATGGCTCCCTAGCTGAGCGGATGCTGTTTACCTACGGCGACACTCCCGAAGGCATGGTGGAGTCGGCCCTTGAGTTTATTCGTATTTGTGAATCACTCGACTTTAGAAATCTCGTGATTTCCCTGAAAGCCTCCCGTGTCCCGGTGATGCTTGCCGCCTATCGCTTGATGGCAAAGCGCATGGATGCTGAAGGCATGGACTACCCTTTACATCTCGGCGTTACCGAAGCCGGTGATGGCGAATATGGTCGAATCAAGTCCACTGCAGGCATCGGCACATTATTAGCTGAAGGGATTGGAGACACGCTGCGGGTCTCGTTGACTGAAGCCCCGGAGAAAGAAATCCCGGTTTGCTACAGCATTCTGCAGGCATTGGGTCTCCGCAAGACGATGGTGGAATACGTTGCCTGTCCTTCCTGTGGGCGGACTCTATTTAATTTGGAAGAGGTATTACATAAAGTCCGTGAGGCGACCAATCATCTCACGGGGCTGGATATCGCCGTGATGGGCTGTATTGTTAACGGTCCAGGTGAAATGGCGGATGCGGACTATGGCTATGTGGGCAAGCAACCGGGCTATATCTCGCTCTATCGAGGTCGCGACGAAGTAAACAAAGTCCCTGAAGATCAGGGAGTCGCAGCCCTTATTGATCTGATTAAGTCAGATGACCGTTGGGTTGACCCTGAGTAA
- a CDS encoding E3 ubiquitin ligase family protein — MAIVGGILLVVSVVLFFVQRNAKQKLASIRQARHGTIADLQRTAQEIAAEIGSGSWRDYVKVRGDIQCARPLTSELKQVPCVYYKMTVEREYEETVTKRDDEGRTRQETERSSEIVSQNQRSTPFMLSDSTGEILVNPSDASIETVSILDEFRAESSMNSSLSFGGFSLSIGGDRAGRRTLGYRYRESILPLDQKVLVLGQVTDAQGPSGSYENTCLAIEKPTEKKQRFIVSLKSEEQLQQGVSSTAKYAFYGMLSTFVAGTILLGAGLA; from the coding sequence ATGGCAATTGTTGGCGGAATTTTGCTTGTAGTCAGTGTTGTGTTGTTCTTTGTCCAACGCAATGCCAAGCAAAAGTTAGCCAGTATTCGACAGGCGCGTCACGGCACAATTGCCGATCTGCAGCGCACAGCTCAAGAGATTGCGGCTGAAATCGGATCTGGGAGCTGGCGCGACTATGTCAAAGTTCGTGGCGATATCCAGTGCGCTCGCCCTCTGACCTCTGAACTAAAGCAGGTTCCCTGCGTCTACTACAAAATGACGGTGGAGCGCGAGTACGAAGAAACCGTTACCAAGCGCGATGACGAAGGACGAACGAGACAAGAAACGGAACGAAGCTCTGAAATCGTCTCTCAGAATCAGCGATCCACGCCTTTTATGCTGAGCGACAGTACAGGCGAGATTCTGGTCAATCCAAGCGATGCGTCAATTGAAACGGTTTCAATTCTCGATGAGTTTCGGGCAGAGTCATCAATGAATAGCTCCCTCTCCTTTGGGGGCTTTTCGCTATCAATCGGAGGGGATAGAGCCGGTCGTCGCACCTTGGGCTATCGCTATCGAGAATCTATTTTGCCATTGGACCAAAAAGTTCTGGTCCTAGGACAGGTAACGGACGCTCAAGGACCATCCGGCAGTTATGAGAACACCTGCCTAGCCATTGAAAAACCCACCGAGAAGAAGCAGAGATTTATAGTTTCTCTGAAATCAGAGGAGCAACTGCAGCAGGGCGTTTCAAGTACGGCGAAGTACGCTTTTTACGGCATGCTTTCGACTTTCGTCGCCGGTACTATTTTGCTGGGCGCTGGACTTGCATAA